The nucleotide sequence CGGATTTCCATCTCCAGATAGGCCAGGCCTCGACGCTCGGCATGGAATGGGACCGTATAATCCGTCTCGTCACTCACGCTGTAAGGGGCGTTATCTCCCACCACCAGCCCGTTCTCAGCACGGAGCAGGTCCAGCATGATATGCGGCAGCGCCGTATGGCGATTATACAGAACGCCTGCCTGCATCTCCCGCACCTCGCCTTTATAAACCGGTGTGAAGCTGTGCATGGCCACCAGAATCGTGGGGCGTCCGGCCCGGCGATCCAGCTCGGCGGCGATGCGGGCGTGATACGGGGCATAAATTTCCGCCCGACGCGCTTCACGCTGTGCCTCATCCAGCCCTGCGTTACCGACAATCCAGGTGTCTTCGCTGATCTCCGGAATGGCGCTCGGCACATGCAGCGGGCGGTTGCAGTCGATGACCAGCCGGGAATAGCGCTGCATGATGCAGGTTGCATCCAGATGCTGCGACAAAGCCTCAC is from Granulibacter bethesdensis and encodes:
- a CDS encoding N-formylglutamate amidohydrolase encodes the protein MAHNSLLQAPEDAAPVMVLRPEAKTDILLVVDHAGRAIPRQLGLLGLAPAELDRHIAWDIGIAGVSEALSQHLDATCIMQRYSRLVIDCNRPLHVPSAIPEISEDTWIVGNAGLDEAQREARRAEIYAPYHARIAAELDRRAGRPTILVAMHSFTPVYKGEVREMQAGVLYNRHTALPHIMLDLLRAENGLVVGDNAPYSVSDETDYTVPFHAERRGLAYLEMEIRQDLIADAAGQAEWAERMARLLRIGISRLTG